A genomic stretch from Xenopus laevis strain J_2021 chromosome 6S, Xenopus_laevis_v10.1, whole genome shotgun sequence includes:
- the LOC108695509 gene encoding zinc finger protein 850 isoform X5, whose product METFPCTECGKMFSNKGNLQRHSLTHTGEKPYLCTQCGKCFSTKIYLNTHQRIHKERETFPCTECGKRFFRKSGLRTHYAIHTGEKHFPCTECGKLFATKTYLRTHQRIHITKMFSCTECPRSFSTKNSLKLHFVTHTGEKPYLCAECGKKFTTKSHLNCHLRIHTAEKPFECTECGKRFRVNEYLKEHQRIHTGEKPFACTECGKRFTTKSHLHIHLRTHTGEKPFECTECGKSFISNGALIKHQRIHTGVKPYPCEECGKTFTTTTQRNLHLKIHKAQKPFACTQCGKSFARKCLLHSHLRTHTGEKPLLCTELGKGFSKNIVLKKQQIIHNEEKPFTCTECGKQCSCKKNLEQHTQLHTEEKTFTCTVCGKVFSSTRNLLYPLTTHTGEKPFMCTECKNMSLPVLFSCTECGKQFSKKRSLTKHQKIHTKRETFPCTECGKMFSNKGNLQRHSLTHTGEKPYLCTQCGKCFSTKIYLNTHQRIHKERKTFPCTECGKRFFRKSGLQRHYAIHTGEKHFPCTECGRSFSTKTYLRSHQRIHITKMFSCTECGRLFSTNNSLKLHFVTHTGEKPYLCAECGKKFTTKSHLNCHLRLHTAEKPFECTECGKRFRVSEYLKEHQRIHTGEKPFACTECGKRFTTKSHLHIHLKTHTGEKPFECTECGKSFISNGALIKHQRIHTGVKPYPCEECGKNFTTTTHLNAHLKIHKAQKPFACTQCGKSFARKCLLHSHLRAHTGEKPFMCTDFGKGFSKNIVLKKQQIIHNEEKPFTCTECGKQCSCKKTLEQHTQLHTKEKTFTCTVCGKVFSSTRNLLYPLTTHAGEKPFICTECKNISLPVLFSCTECGKQFSKKRSLTKHQKIHTKRETFPCTECGKMFSNKGNLQRHSLTHTGEKPYLCTQCGKCFSTKIYLNTHQRIHKERETFPCTECGKRFFRKSGLQRHYAIHTGKNVVKTLQQQPTLMRT is encoded by the exons ATGGAAACGTttccatgtacagaatgtggcaaaatgTTCTCTAACAAGGGCAACCTTCAGCGGCATTCTCTtacccacacaggggagaaaccttacCTGTGCACAcaatgtggcaaatgtttctcTACAAAGATTTACCTTAACACACACCAGAGAATTCACAAAGAAAGGGAAACTTtcccatgtacagaatgtggaaaaCGTTTCTTTAGAAAGAGCGGCCTTCGGACACATTATGCTatccacacgggggagaaacaTTTCCcgtgtacagaatgtggcaaattaTTTGCTACAAAGACCTACCTTCGCACACACCAGAGAATTCACATAACGAAAATGTTCTCATGCACAGAATGTCCCAGATCTTTTTCTACAAAGAACAGCCTTAAGTTGCATTTTGTtacccacacaggggagaaaccttacCTGTGTGCAGAATGTGGGAAGAAATTTACAACAAAAAGCCACCTGAATTGTCATCTAAGAATTCACACAGCAGAGAAACCATTtgagtgcacagaatgtgggaaacgtTTCAGGGTAAATGAATACCTTAAAGAACACCAGcgaattcacacaggggagaaacctttcgcgtgcacagaatgtgggaaacgaTTTACAACAAAAAGCCACCTTCATATTCATCTAagaactcacacaggagagaaaccatttgagtgcacagaatgtgggaaaagtttcaTATCAAATGGGGCCCTTATAAAACACcagagaatccacacaggagTGAAACCTTACCCGTGTGAAGAATGTGGTAAAACATTTACAACAACAACCCAACGTAATTTGCACCTGAAAATTCACAAAGCGCAGAAACCATTTGCTTGCACacaatgtgggaaaagttttGCAAGAAAATGTCTGCTTCATAGTCACCTcagaactcacacaggagagaaaccattatTGTGCACAGAACTTGGGAAAGGTTTTAGCAAAAATATAGTCCTTAAAAAACAGCAGATAATTCACAATGAGGAGAAACCTtttacatgcacagaatgtggaaaacaatgctcttgtaaaaaaaacctagaacaacacacacagcttcacacagaagaaaaaacatttacatgtacagtatgtgggaaAGTCTTTTCTAGTACGAGAAACCTTCTCTATCCCCTCACAactcacactggggagaaaccttTCATGTGCACAGAATGTAAGAATATGTCTCTCCCTGTTCTTTtctcatgcacagaatgtggaaaACAGTTCTCTAAAAAGAGATCGCTTACAAAGCACcaaaaaattcacacaaaaaGGGAAACGTttccatgtacagaatgtggcaaaatgTTCTCTAACAAGGGCAACCTTCAGCGGCATTCTCTtacccacacaggggagaaaccttacCTGTGCACAcaatgtggcaaatgtttctcTACAAAGATTTACCTTAACACACACCAGAGAATTCACAAAGAAAGGAAAACTTtcccatgtacagaatgtggaaaaCGTTTCTTTAGAAAGAGCGGCCTTCAGAGACATTATGCTatccacacgggggagaaacaTTTCCCgtgtacagaatgtggcagaTCTTTTTCTACAAAGACCTACCTTCGCTCACACCAGAGAATTCAC ATAACGAAAATGTtctcatgcacagaatgtggcagatTGTTTTCTACAAACAACAGCCTTAAGTTGCATTTTGTtacccacacaggggagaaaccttacCTGTGTGCAGAATGTGGGAAGAAATTTACAACAAAAAGCCACCTGAATTGTCATCTAAGACTTCACACAGCAGAGAAACCATTtgagtgcacagaatgtgggaaacgtTTCAGGGTAAGCGAATACCTTAAAGAACACCAGcgaattcacacaggggagaaaccgttcgcgtgcacagaatgtgggaaaagatttACAACAAAAAGCCACCTTCATATTCATCTAAaaactcacacaggagagaaaccatttgagtgcacagaatgtgggaaaagtttcaTATCAAATGGGGCCCTTATAAAACACcagagaatccacacaggagTGAAACCTTACCCGTGTGAAGAATGTGGTAAAAACTTTACAACAACAACCCACCTTAATGCGCACCTGAAAATTCACAAAGCGCAGAAACCATTTGCTTGCACacaatgtgggaaaagttttGCAAGAAAATGTCTGCTTCATAGTCACCTCAGagctcacacaggagagaaaccattcatgtGCACAGATTTTGGGAAAGGTTTTAGCAAAAATATAGTCCTTAAAAAACAGCAGATAATTCACAATGAGGAGAAACCTtttacatgcacagaatgtggaaaACAATGCTCTTGTAAAAAAACCCTAGAACAACACACACAACTtcacacaaaagaaaaaacatttacatgtacagtatgtgggaaAGTCTTTTCTAGTACGAGAAACCTTCTCTATCCCCTCACAACTCACGCTGGGGAGAAACCTTTCATATGCACAGAATGTAAGAACATTTCTCTCCCTGTTCTTTtctcatgcacagaatgtggaaaACAGTTCTCTAAAAAGAGATCCCTTACCAAGCACcaaaaaattcacacaaaaaGGGAAACGTttccatgtacagaatgtggcaaaatgTTCTCTAACAAGGGCAACCTTCAGCGGCATTCTCTtacccacacaggggagaaaccttacCTGTGCACACAATGTGGAAAATGTTTCTCTACAAAGATTTACCTTAACACACACCAGAGAATTCACAAAGAAAGGGAAACTTtcccatgtacagaatgtggaaaaCGTTTCTTTAGAAAGAGCGGCCTTCAGAGACATTATGCTATCCACACAGGGAAGAATGTGGTAAAAACTTTACAACAACAACCCACCTTAATGCGCACCTGA
- the LOC108695509 gene encoding zinc finger protein 208 isoform X3 produces METFPCTECGKMFSNKGNLQRHSLTHTGEKPYLCTQCGKCFSTKIYLNTHQRIHKERETFPCTECGKRFFRKSGLRTHYAIHTGEKHFPCTECGKLFATKTYLRTHQRIHITKMFSCTECPRSFSTKNSLKLHFVTHTGEKPYLCAECGKKFTTKSHLNCHLRIHTAEKPFECTECGKRFRVNEYLKEHQRIHTGEKPFACTECGKRFTTKSHLHIHLRTHTGEKPFECTECGKSFISNGALIKHQRIHTGVKPYPCEECGKTFTTTTQRNLHLKIHKAQKPFACTQCGKSFARKCLLHSHLRTHTGEKPLLCTELGKGFSKNIVLKKQQIIHNEEKPFTCTECGKQCSCKKNLEQHTQLHTEEKTFTCTVCGKVFSSTRNLLYPLTTHTGEKPFMCTECKNMSLPVLFSCTECGKQFSKKRSLTKHQKIHTKRETFPCTECGKMFSNKGNLQRHSLTHTGEKPYLCTQCGKCFSTKIYLNTHQRIHKERKTFPCTECGKRFFRKSGLQRHYAIHTGEKHFPCTECGRSFSTKTYLRSHQRIHITKPYPCEECGKNFTTTTHLNAHLKIHKAEKPFACTQCGKSFARKCLLHSHLRAHSGEKPFMCTDFGKGLSKNIVLKKQQIIHNEEKPFTCTECGKKCSCKKTLEQHTQLHTEEKTFTCTVCGKVFSSTRNLLYPLTTHTGEKPFMCTECKNMSLPVLFSCTECGKQFSKKRSLTKHQNIHTKRETFPCTECGKMFSNKGNLQRHSLTHTREKPYLCTQCGKCFSTKIYLNTHQRIHKERETFPCTECGKRFFRKSGLQRHYAIHTGEKHFPCTECGRSFSTKTYLRSHQRIHITKMFSCTECGRLFSTNNSLKLHFVTHTGEKPYLCAECGKKFTTKSHLNCHLRLHTAEKPFECTECGKRFRVSEYLKEHQRIHTGEKPFACTECGKRFTTKSHLHIHLKTHTGEKPFECTECGKSFISNGALIKHQRIHTGVKPYPCEECGKNFTTTTHLNAHLKIHKAEKPFACTQCGKSFASKCLLHSHHRAHTGEKPFMCTDFGKGFSKNTVLRKHQIIHTEDNPFICTEEGETFRDKAALMLI; encoded by the exons ATGGAAACGTttccatgtacagaatgtggcaaaatgTTCTCTAACAAGGGCAACCTTCAGCGGCATTCTCTtacccacacaggggagaaaccttacCTGTGCACAcaatgtggcaaatgtttctcTACAAAGATTTACCTTAACACACACCAGAGAATTCACAAAGAAAGGGAAACTTtcccatgtacagaatgtggaaaaCGTTTCTTTAGAAAGAGCGGCCTTCGGACACATTATGCTatccacacgggggagaaacaTTTCCcgtgtacagaatgtggcaaattaTTTGCTACAAAGACCTACCTTCGCACACACCAGAGAATTCACATAACGAAAATGTTCTCATGCACAGAATGTCCCAGATCTTTTTCTACAAAGAACAGCCTTAAGTTGCATTTTGTtacccacacaggggagaaaccttacCTGTGTGCAGAATGTGGGAAGAAATTTACAACAAAAAGCCACCTGAATTGTCATCTAAGAATTCACACAGCAGAGAAACCATTtgagtgcacagaatgtgggaaacgtTTCAGGGTAAATGAATACCTTAAAGAACACCAGcgaattcacacaggggagaaacctttcgcgtgcacagaatgtgggaaacgaTTTACAACAAAAAGCCACCTTCATATTCATCTAagaactcacacaggagagaaaccatttgagtgcacagaatgtgggaaaagtttcaTATCAAATGGGGCCCTTATAAAACACcagagaatccacacaggagTGAAACCTTACCCGTGTGAAGAATGTGGTAAAACATTTACAACAACAACCCAACGTAATTTGCACCTGAAAATTCACAAAGCGCAGAAACCATTTGCTTGCACacaatgtgggaaaagttttGCAAGAAAATGTCTGCTTCATAGTCACCTcagaactcacacaggagagaaaccattatTGTGCACAGAACTTGGGAAAGGTTTTAGCAAAAATATAGTCCTTAAAAAACAGCAGATAATTCACAATGAGGAGAAACCTtttacatgcacagaatgtggaaaacaatgctcttgtaaaaaaaacctagaacaacacacacagcttcacacagaagaaaaaacatttacatgtacagtatgtgggaaAGTCTTTTCTAGTACGAGAAACCTTCTCTATCCCCTCACAactcacactggggagaaaccttTCATGTGCACAGAATGTAAGAATATGTCTCTCCCTGTTCTTTtctcatgcacagaatgtggaaaACAGTTCTCTAAAAAGAGATCGCTTACAAAGCACcaaaaaattcacacaaaaaGGGAAACGTttccatgtacagaatgtggcaaaatgTTCTCTAACAAGGGCAACCTTCAGCGGCATTCTCTtacccacacaggggagaaaccttacCTGTGCACAcaatgtggcaaatgtttctcTACAAAGATTTACCTTAACACACACCAGAGAATTCACAAAGAAAGGAAAACTTtcccatgtacagaatgtggaaaaCGTTTCTTTAGAAAGAGCGGCCTTCAGAGACATTATGCTatccacacgggggagaaacaTTTCCCgtgtacagaatgtggcagaTCTTTTTCTACAAAGACCTACCTTCGCTCACACCAGAGAATTCACATAACGAAACCTTACCCGTGTGAAGAATGTGGTAAAAACTTTACAACAACAACCCACCTTAATGCGCACCTGAAAATTCACAAAGCGGAGAAACCATTTGCTTGCACacaatgtgggaaaagttttGCAAGAAAATGTCTGCTTCATAGTCACCTCAGAGCTCActcaggagagaaaccattcatgtGCACAGATTTTGGGAAAGGTTTAAGCAAAAATATAGTCCTTAAAAAACAGCAGATAATTCACAATGAGGAGAAACCTtttacatgcacagaatgtggaaaAAAATGCTCTTGTAAAAAAACCCTAGAACAACACACACAACTTcacacagaagaaaaaacatttacatgtacagtatgtgggaaAGTCTTTTCTAGTACGAGAAACCTTCTCTATCCCCTCACAactcacactggggagaaaccttTCATGTGCACAGAATGTAAGAATATGTCTCTCCCTGTTCTTTtctcatgcacagaatgtggaaaACAGTTCTCTAAAAAGAGATCCCTTACAAAGCACCAAAACATTCACACAAAAAGGGAAACGTttccatgtacagaatgtggcaaaatgTTCTCTAACAAGGGCAACCTTCAGCGGCATTCTCTTACCCACACAAGGGAGAAACCTTACCTGTGCACAcaatgtggcaaatgtttctcTACAAAGATTTACCTTAACACACACCAGAGAATTCACAAAGAAAGGGAAACTTtcccatgtacagaatgtggaaaaCGTTTCTTTAGAAAGAGCGGCCTTCAGAGACATTATGCTatccacacgggggagaaacaTTTCCCgtgtacagaatgtggcagaTCTTTTTCTACAAAGACCTACCTTCGCTCACACCAGAGAATTCACATAACGAAAATGTtctcatgcacagaatgtggcagatTGTTTTCTACAAACAACAGCCTTAAGTTGCATTTTGTtacccacacaggggagaaaccttacCTGTGTGCAGAATGTGGGAAGAAATTTACAACAAAAAGCCACCTGAATTGTCATCTAAGACTTCACACAGCAGAGAAACCATTtgagtgcacagaatgtgggaaacgtTTCAGGGTAAGCGAATACCTTAAAGAACACCAGcgaattcacacaggggagaaaccgttcgcgtgcacagaatgtgggaaaagatttACAACAAAAAGCCACCTTCATATTCATCTAAaaactcacacaggagagaaaccatttgagtgcacagaatgtgggaaaagtttcaTATCAAATGGGGCCCTTATAAAACACcagagaatccacacaggagTGAAACCTTACCCGTGTGAAGAATGTG GTAAAAACTTTACAACAACAACCCACCTTAATGCGCACCTGAAAATTCACAAAGCGGAGAAACCATTTGCTTGCACacaatgtgggaaaagttttGCAAGTAAATGTCTGCTTCATAGTCACCACAGagctcacacaggagagaaaccattcatgtGCACAGATTTTGGGAAAGGTTTTAGCAAAAATACAGTCCTTAGAAAACACCAAATAATTCACACGGAGGACAACCCTTTTATATGCACAgaagaaggggaaacatttaggGATAAAGCTGCATTGATGCTCATCtga
- the LOC108695509 gene encoding zinc finger protein 208 isoform X4 produces the protein METFPCTECGKMFSNKGNLQRHSLTHTGEKPYLCTQCGKCFSTKIYLNTHQRIHKERETFPCTECGKRFFRKSGLRTHYAIHTGEKHFPCTECGKLFATKTYLRTHQRIHITKMFSCTECPRSFSTKNSLKLHFVTHTGEKPYLCAECGKKFTTKSHLNCHLRIHTAEKPFECTECGKRFRVNEYLKEHQRIHTGEKPFACTECGKRFTTKSHLHIHLRTHTGEKPFECTECGKSFISNGALIKHQRIHTGVKPYPCEECGKTFTTTTQRNLHLKIHKAQKPFACTQCGKSFARKCLLHSHLRTHTGEKPLLCTELGKGFSKNIVLKKQQIIHNEEKPFTCTECGKQCSCKKNLEQHTQLHTEEKTFTCTVCGKVFSSTRNLLYPLTTHTGEKPFMCTECKNMSLPVLFSCTECGKQFSKKRSLTKHQKIHTKRETFPCTECGKMFSNKGNLQRHSLTHTGEKPYLCTQCGKCFSTKIYLNTHQRIHKERKTFPCTECGKRFFRKSGLQRHYAIHTGEKHFPCTECGRSFSTKTYLRSHQRIHITKPYPCEECGKNFTTTTHLNAHLKIHKAEKPFACTQCGKSFARKCLLHSHLRAHSGEKPFMCTDFGKGLSKNIVLKKQQIIHNEEKPFTCTECGKKCSCKKTLEQHTQLHTEEKTFTCTVCGKVFSSTRNLLYPLTTHTGEKPFMCTECKNMSLPVLFSCTECGKQFSKKRSLTKHQNIHTKRETFPCTECGKMFSNKGNLQRHSLTHTREKPYLCTQCGKCFSTKIYLNTHQRIHKERETFPCTECGKRFFRKSGLQRHYAIHTGEKHFPCTECGRSFSTKTYLRSHQRIHITKMFSCTECGRLFSTNNSLKLHFVTHTGEKPYLCAECGKKFTTKSHLNCHLRLHTAEKPFECTECGKRFRVSEYLKEHQRIHTGEKPFACTECGKRFTTKSHLHIHLKTHTGEKPFECTECGKSFISNGALIKHQRIHTGVKPYPCEECGKNFTTTTHLNAHLKIHKAQKPFACTQCGKSFARKCLLHSHLRAHTGEKPF, from the exons ATGGAAACGTttccatgtacagaatgtggcaaaatgTTCTCTAACAAGGGCAACCTTCAGCGGCATTCTCTtacccacacaggggagaaaccttacCTGTGCACAcaatgtggcaaatgtttctcTACAAAGATTTACCTTAACACACACCAGAGAATTCACAAAGAAAGGGAAACTTtcccatgtacagaatgtggaaaaCGTTTCTTTAGAAAGAGCGGCCTTCGGACACATTATGCTatccacacgggggagaaacaTTTCCcgtgtacagaatgtggcaaattaTTTGCTACAAAGACCTACCTTCGCACACACCAGAGAATTCACATAACGAAAATGTTCTCATGCACAGAATGTCCCAGATCTTTTTCTACAAAGAACAGCCTTAAGTTGCATTTTGTtacccacacaggggagaaaccttacCTGTGTGCAGAATGTGGGAAGAAATTTACAACAAAAAGCCACCTGAATTGTCATCTAAGAATTCACACAGCAGAGAAACCATTtgagtgcacagaatgtgggaaacgtTTCAGGGTAAATGAATACCTTAAAGAACACCAGcgaattcacacaggggagaaacctttcgcgtgcacagaatgtgggaaacgaTTTACAACAAAAAGCCACCTTCATATTCATCTAagaactcacacaggagagaaaccatttgagtgcacagaatgtgggaaaagtttcaTATCAAATGGGGCCCTTATAAAACACcagagaatccacacaggagTGAAACCTTACCCGTGTGAAGAATGTGGTAAAACATTTACAACAACAACCCAACGTAATTTGCACCTGAAAATTCACAAAGCGCAGAAACCATTTGCTTGCACacaatgtgggaaaagttttGCAAGAAAATGTCTGCTTCATAGTCACCTcagaactcacacaggagagaaaccattatTGTGCACAGAACTTGGGAAAGGTTTTAGCAAAAATATAGTCCTTAAAAAACAGCAGATAATTCACAATGAGGAGAAACCTtttacatgcacagaatgtggaaaacaatgctcttgtaaaaaaaacctagaacaacacacacagcttcacacagaagaaaaaacatttacatgtacagtatgtgggaaAGTCTTTTCTAGTACGAGAAACCTTCTCTATCCCCTCACAactcacactggggagaaaccttTCATGTGCACAGAATGTAAGAATATGTCTCTCCCTGTTCTTTtctcatgcacagaatgtggaaaACAGTTCTCTAAAAAGAGATCGCTTACAAAGCACcaaaaaattcacacaaaaaGGGAAACGTttccatgtacagaatgtggcaaaatgTTCTCTAACAAGGGCAACCTTCAGCGGCATTCTCTtacccacacaggggagaaaccttacCTGTGCACAcaatgtggcaaatgtttctcTACAAAGATTTACCTTAACACACACCAGAGAATTCACAAAGAAAGGAAAACTTtcccatgtacagaatgtggaaaaCGTTTCTTTAGAAAGAGCGGCCTTCAGAGACATTATGCTatccacacgggggagaaacaTTTCCCgtgtacagaatgtggcagaTCTTTTTCTACAAAGACCTACCTTCGCTCACACCAGAGAATTCACATAACGAAACCTTACCCGTGTGAAGAATGTGGTAAAAACTTTACAACAACAACCCACCTTAATGCGCACCTGAAAATTCACAAAGCGGAGAAACCATTTGCTTGCACacaatgtgggaaaagttttGCAAGAAAATGTCTGCTTCATAGTCACCTCAGAGCTCActcaggagagaaaccattcatgtGCACAGATTTTGGGAAAGGTTTAAGCAAAAATATAGTCCTTAAAAAACAGCAGATAATTCACAATGAGGAGAAACCTtttacatgcacagaatgtggaaaAAAATGCTCTTGTAAAAAAACCCTAGAACAACACACACAACTTcacacagaagaaaaaacatttacatgtacagtatgtgggaaAGTCTTTTCTAGTACGAGAAACCTTCTCTATCCCCTCACAactcacactggggagaaaccttTCATGTGCACAGAATGTAAGAATATGTCTCTCCCTGTTCTTTtctcatgcacagaatgtggaaaACAGTTCTCTAAAAAGAGATCCCTTACAAAGCACCAAAACATTCACACAAAAAGGGAAACGTttccatgtacagaatgtggcaaaatgTTCTCTAACAAGGGCAACCTTCAGCGGCATTCTCTTACCCACACAAGGGAGAAACCTTACCTGTGCACAcaatgtggcaaatgtttctcTACAAAGATTTACCTTAACACACACCAGAGAATTCACAAAGAAAGGGAAACTTtcccatgtacagaatgtggaaaaCGTTTCTTTAGAAAGAGCGGCCTTCAGAGACATTATGCTatccacacgggggagaaacaTTTCCCgtgtacagaatgtggcagaTCTTTTTCTACAAAGACCTACCTTCGCTCACACCAGAGAATTCACATAACGAAAATGTtctcatgcacagaatgtggcagatTGTTTTCTACAAACAACAGCCTTAAGTTGCATTTTGTtacccacacaggggagaaaccttacCTGTGTGCAGAATGTGGGAAGAAATTTACAACAAAAAGCCACCTGAATTGTCATCTAAGACTTCACACAGCAGAGAAACCATTtgagtgcacagaatgtgggaaacgtTTCAGGGTAAGCGAATACCTTAAAGAACACCAGcgaattcacacaggggagaaaccgttcgcgtgcacagaatgtgggaaaagatttACAACAAAAAGCCACCTTCATATTCATCTAAaaactcacacaggagagaaaccatttgagtgcacagaatgtgggaaaagtttcaTATCAAATGGGGCCCTTATAAAACACcagagaatccacacaggagTGAAACCTTACCCGTGTGAAGAATGTGGTAAAAACTTTACAACAACAACCCACCTTAATGCGCACCTGAAAATTCACAAAGCGCAGAAACCATTTGCTTGCACacaatgtgggaaaagttttGCAAGAAAATGTCTGCTTCATAGTCACCTCAGagctcacacaggagagaaacca TTCTAG